The Lonsdalea populi genome window below encodes:
- the dnaB gene encoding replicative DNA helicase has product MAEKKRSTNKSAEPRDRQVEGLKLPPHSLEAEQSVLGGLMLDNERWDNVAERVVTNDFFNRAHRLIFSEMQRLLEMSKPIDLITLSESLEQKGELDSAGGFAYLAELAKNTPSAANIGAYADIVRERAVVREMIAVANEIADAGYDPQGRSSEDLLDLAESRVFQIAENRASKDEGPKSIDRILEDTVSRIEQLYQRPHDGVTGVSSGYQDLDKKTAGLQKSDLIIVAARPSMGKTTFAMNLCENAAMTQEKPVLIFSLEMPGEQIMMRMLASLSRVDQTRIRTGQLDDEDWARISSTMGLLLEKRNMYIDDSSGLTPTEVRSRARRVFREHDGLSLIMIDYLQLMRVPSISENRTLEIAEISRSLKALAKELQVPVIALSQLNRSLEQRADKRPVNSDLRESGSIEQDADLIMFIYRDEVYHENSDLKGIAEIIIGKQRNGPIGSVRLTFNGQWSRFDNYAGPHYDDE; this is encoded by the coding sequence ATGGCAGAGAAGAAAAGATCCACCAATAAATCCGCAGAACCTCGCGACCGTCAGGTCGAAGGACTCAAGCTCCCCCCACATTCATTGGAAGCGGAACAGTCTGTGTTGGGTGGACTGATGCTCGACAACGAGCGTTGGGACAACGTAGCCGAACGCGTCGTCACCAATGACTTCTTCAATCGCGCTCATCGGCTGATTTTCAGTGAAATGCAGCGTCTGCTGGAGATGAGCAAGCCCATCGACCTGATCACCCTCTCAGAGTCGCTGGAGCAGAAAGGCGAACTGGACTCCGCCGGCGGCTTCGCCTACCTGGCCGAGCTGGCTAAGAACACCCCCAGCGCCGCCAACATCGGCGCCTACGCCGATATCGTGCGCGAACGCGCCGTCGTGCGTGAAATGATCGCCGTCGCTAATGAAATCGCCGACGCCGGTTACGATCCGCAGGGCCGCAGCAGCGAAGATCTGCTGGATCTGGCGGAGTCCCGCGTCTTCCAAATCGCGGAGAACCGCGCCAGCAAGGACGAAGGCCCGAAAAGCATCGACCGTATTCTGGAAGACACCGTTTCCCGTATCGAGCAGCTCTATCAGCGCCCACACGACGGCGTCACCGGGGTGTCCAGCGGCTATCAGGATCTGGACAAGAAAACCGCCGGCCTGCAAAAATCCGACCTGATTATCGTGGCCGCCCGCCCCTCGATGGGGAAAACCACCTTCGCCATGAACCTGTGCGAAAACGCCGCTATGACGCAGGAAAAACCAGTGCTGATTTTCAGTCTGGAAATGCCCGGCGAACAGATCATGATGCGTATGCTGGCGTCGCTGTCGCGCGTCGACCAGACCCGTATCCGTACCGGTCAGTTGGACGACGAGGATTGGGCTCGCATCTCCAGCACCATGGGGCTGCTGCTTGAAAAACGCAACATGTACATTGATGACTCCTCGGGCCTGACGCCGACGGAAGTCCGTTCCCGCGCGCGTCGCGTCTTCCGCGAACATGACGGCCTTAGCCTGATCATGATCGACTACCTGCAACTGATGCGGGTGCCGTCGATATCGGAAAACCGTACACTGGAAATCGCAGAAATTTCTCGCTCGCTCAAAGCATTGGCGAAAGAATTGCAAGTGCCCGTTATCGCACTGTCCCAGCTTAACCGTAGTCTGGAGCAGCGCGCCGATAAACGTCCGGTCAACTCCGACCTGCGTGAGTCCGGCTCCATTGAGCAGGATGCCGACCTGATCATGTTTATCTATCGTGACGAGGTTTATCACGAGAACAGCGACCTGAAAGGCATCGCTGAAATTATTATTGGGAAACAGCGTAACGGTCCCATCGGCTCGGTACGCCTGACCTTTAACGGGCAGTGGTCGCGGTTCGATAACTACGCCGGGCCACACTACGATGATGAATAA
- a CDS encoding quinone oxidoreductase yields the protein MAKRIQFSSPGGPEVLELVDFLPAEPARNEVQIENRAIGVNFIDTYFRSGLYPAPSLPSGLGSEAAGMVVKTGADVTTLQAGDRVVYAQGGLGAYSQVHNVAADKVAKLPDAISFEQAAASFLKGLTVYYLLRKTYDVQPGETILFHAAAGGVGLIACQWAKALGVRLIGTVGSAQKAELAQQAGAWATINYQQEDIAQRVLALTEGKKVGVVYDSVGKATWQASLDCLQRRGLMVSFGNASGPVTGVDLGILNKKGSLYVTRPSLFGYITNREELEEASDALFSLIASGAISVEVPKAQTFALADARQAHLALESRQTQGSCLLIP from the coding sequence ATGGCTAAGCGCATTCAATTCAGCAGCCCCGGCGGACCTGAGGTGCTGGAACTGGTAGATTTCCTCCCCGCCGAACCGGCCCGGAACGAGGTACAGATCGAAAACCGCGCCATCGGCGTCAACTTCATCGACACCTATTTCCGCTCCGGGCTGTATCCCGCGCCGTCCTTGCCCTCCGGGCTGGGGAGCGAAGCGGCGGGGATGGTGGTCAAGACCGGTGCCGACGTCACGACCCTGCAGGCGGGCGACCGCGTGGTCTACGCGCAGGGCGGGCTGGGCGCTTACAGTCAGGTGCACAATGTGGCGGCAGATAAAGTGGCGAAGCTGCCGGACGCCATCAGTTTCGAACAGGCGGCGGCCAGTTTCCTGAAAGGGCTGACGGTTTACTATTTGTTGCGAAAAACCTACGACGTGCAGCCGGGAGAAACCATTCTGTTTCACGCGGCGGCGGGGGGCGTTGGACTAATCGCCTGTCAGTGGGCGAAAGCGCTGGGCGTTCGTCTGATAGGAACGGTGGGGTCCGCGCAGAAAGCCGAGCTGGCGCAACAGGCCGGCGCATGGGCGACCATTAACTACCAGCAGGAAGACATTGCGCAGCGCGTGTTGGCGCTGACTGAAGGCAAGAAAGTCGGCGTGGTGTACGACTCCGTCGGGAAAGCCACCTGGCAGGCGTCGCTGGACTGCCTGCAACGACGTGGGTTGATGGTCAGTTTCGGCAATGCCTCCGGGCCGGTCACCGGCGTCGATCTGGGCATCCTCAACAAGAAAGGTTCGCTGTACGTCACGCGGCCGTCGCTGTTCGGCTACATCACCAATCGAGAAGAGTTGGAGGAAGCGAGCGACGCGCTGTTCTCCCTGATCGCCAGCGGCGCGATTTCGGTGGAGGTGCCGAAAGCGCAGACATTCGCGCTAGCGGATGCGCGACAGGCGCATCTGGCGCTGGAAAGTCGTCAGACGCAAGGTTCTTGCCTGCTGATCCCCTGA
- the pspG gene encoding envelope stress response protein PspG, whose translation MFEIFFIIGFFIMLMMTGISLLGVLAALLVATVFMLLGGLFVMAFKMLPWLLLTVAAVWMWRGYQRKQRRRYYR comes from the coding sequence ATGTTTGAAATTTTCTTCATCATCGGTTTCTTCATCATGCTAATGATGACCGGGATATCGCTGCTGGGCGTGCTCGCCGCTTTGCTGGTCGCCACCGTCTTCATGCTGCTCGGCGGTCTGTTTGTCATGGCATTCAAGATGCTGCCGTGGCTGCTGCTGACCGTCGCCGCGGTATGGATGTGGCGCGGCTATCAGCGAAAACAGCGCCGGCGCTATTACCGCTAG
- the dusA gene encoding tRNA dihydrouridine(20/20a) synthase DusA, translating into MHPDNKAENPLDSRTSSDAQAAYPLCRFSVAPMLDWTDRHCRYFHRLMSRQALLYTEMVTTGAIIHGKGDYLAYSEEEHPVALQLGGSDPAALAQCAKLAEARGYDEINLNVGCPSDRVQNGRFGACLMADAALVADCVKAMRDVVSIPVTVKTRIGIDEQDSYPFLCDFIDTVATRGGCDNFIVHARKAWLSGLSPKENREIPPLDYPRVYRLKQDFPALTLALNGGIKTLAEAHEHLRHVDGVMVGREAYHNPGLLAQVDRELFGVDSAPDPFSVVESLYPYIERELSQGAYLGHITRHILGLFQGVPGARRWRRYLSENAHRPGADASVVEKALSLVPRDAVGSANS; encoded by the coding sequence ATGCACCCAGACAATAAAGCTGAAAACCCGTTAGATTCCCGTACCTCCTCCGACGCGCAGGCCGCCTATCCGCTGTGCCGGTTTTCCGTCGCGCCCATGCTGGACTGGACGGATCGCCACTGCCGCTATTTTCACCGGCTGATGAGCCGTCAGGCGTTGTTGTATACAGAAATGGTGACGACCGGGGCCATTATTCACGGTAAAGGGGACTATCTGGCGTATAGCGAGGAGGAGCACCCGGTAGCCTTGCAACTGGGCGGCAGCGATCCCGCCGCGCTGGCGCAGTGCGCGAAGCTAGCCGAAGCTCGCGGCTACGACGAGATCAACCTGAACGTCGGCTGTCCGTCCGACCGCGTGCAGAACGGCCGCTTCGGCGCGTGCCTGATGGCGGATGCCGCGCTGGTGGCCGACTGCGTCAAGGCGATGCGCGACGTGGTGAGCATTCCCGTCACGGTGAAAACCCGCATCGGCATCGACGAGCAGGACAGCTATCCGTTCCTGTGCGATTTTATCGACACTGTGGCGACGCGCGGCGGCTGCGACAACTTTATCGTCCATGCCCGTAAAGCCTGGCTGTCGGGCCTCAGCCCGAAGGAAAACCGCGAAATCCCGCCGCTGGATTACCCGCGCGTCTACAGGCTCAAGCAAGACTTTCCCGCGTTGACCCTCGCCCTCAACGGCGGCATCAAAACGCTGGCGGAGGCCCACGAGCATCTGCGTCATGTGGACGGCGTCATGGTGGGGCGCGAGGCGTACCACAATCCCGGCCTGCTGGCGCAGGTCGACCGCGAGCTGTTCGGCGTGGACAGCGCGCCAGACCCGTTTAGCGTGGTCGAGTCGCTCTATCCGTACATCGAACGCGAGCTGTCGCAGGGGGCTTATCTCGGTCATATCACGCGTCATATTCTGGGGCTGTTCCAGGGCGTGCCGGGCGCCAGACGCTGGCGTCGCTACCTGAGCGAAAACGCTCATCGTCCCGGCGCGGATGCGTCCGTCGTTGAGAAGGCGCTCTCGCTGGTGCCGCGTGACGCAGTGGGATCCGCTAATAGTTAG